In Hermetia illucens chromosome 1, iHerIll2.2.curated.20191125, whole genome shotgun sequence, one genomic interval encodes:
- the LOC119652833 gene encoding microtubule-associated protein RP/EB family member 1 isoform X4, with the protein MAVNVYSTNVTSDNLSRHDMLSWVNDCLQAQFGKIEELCTGAAYCQFMDMLFPGSVQMKRVKFRTNLEHEYIQNFKVLQASFKKMSVDKIIPIDRLIKGRFQDNFEFLQWFKKFFDANYDGRDYDALAARDNVPMGFGSSAGGKSIASSIRKPTVPTTTSAPRSVAKPTAKIPPKTMTAPTHTAKTTTNATKKSAGDSNATNNSATSQQIEELSNQIMDMRLNLEGLEKERDFYFSKLRDIEILCQDVDDAEPNPLVQKILDILYATEDGFAPPDELPAEDEEY; encoded by the exons ATGGCAGTAAATGTTTATTCAACAAATGTGACAAGTGATAACCTCTCTAGACATGACATGCTATCATGGGTGAATGACTGTTTACAGgctcaatttggcaaaattgagGAATTATGTACAG GGGCAGCATATTGTCAATTCATGGACATGTTATTCCCTGGCAGTGTGCAGATGAAGCGCGTAAAGTTCCGTACGAATCTCGAACATGAAtacattcaaaatttcaaagtcTTACAAGCTTCCTTCAAGAAAATGAGTGTGGATAAA ATTATACCTATTGATAGACTAATTAAAGGTcggtttcaagataactttgaATTTTTACAATGGTTTAAGAAATTCTTTGATGCTAATTACGATGGTAGAGATTATGATGCTCTAGCCGCAAGAGATAATGTACCTATGGGTTTCGGTTCGTCGGCTGGTGGAAAATCAATAGCAAGTTCGATCAGAAAACCAACGGTTCCGACAACTACGAGTGCACCGCGTAGTGTCGCTAAGCCGA CCGCGAAAATTCCACCAAAAACCATGACCGCTCCAACACATACAGCAAAAACTACTACGAATGCTACGAAGAAATCAGCGGGAGATAGTAATGCGACGAATAATTCTGCAACATCTCAACAAATTGAAGAGCTTTCCAATCAG ATTATGGATATGCGTTTGAATTTGGAAGGATTAGAAAAGGAACGTGATTTCTACTTTAGCAAACTGAGGGATATTGAGATTTT ATGTCAAGATGTTGACGATGCGGAACCTAATCCCCTGGTACaaaaaattctggacattttgTATGCAACAGAG
- the LOC119652833 gene encoding microtubule-associated protein RP/EB family member 1 isoform X1, producing MAVNVYSTNVTSDNLSRHDMLSWVNDCLQAQFGKIEELCTGAAYCQFMDMLFPGSVQMKRVKFRTNLEHEYIQNFKVLQASFKKMSVDKIIPVDKLIKGRFQDNFEFLQWFKKFFDANYDGREYDPLAARGGIQLGRNAVQNELGTGGGHIEKQHRSQHSIKASNMPAMRTLNTGTAKIPPKTMTAPTHTAKTTTNATKKSAGDSNATNNSATSQQIEELSNQIMDMRLNLEGLEKERDFYFSKLRDIEILCQDVDDAEPNPLVQKILDILYATEVDKTIRNQDGFAPPDELPAEDEEY from the exons ATGGCAGTAAATGTTTATTCAACAAATGTGACAAGTGATAACCTCTCTAGACATGACATGCTATCATGGGTGAATGACTGTTTACAGgctcaatttggcaaaattgagGAATTATGTACAG GGGCAGCATATTGTCAATTCATGGACATGTTATTCCCTGGCAGTGTGCAGATGAAGCGCGTAAAGTTCCGTACGAATCTCGAACATGAAtacattcaaaatttcaaagtcTTACAAGCTTCCTTCAAGAAAATGAGTGTGGATAAA ATTATTCCGGTGGATAAATTAATCAAAGGACGATTTCAAGATAATTTCGAATTTCTGCAATGGTTCAAGAAATTCTTTGATGCAAACTATGACGGGCGTGAGTATGATCCTTTAGCAGCCCGTGGTGGGATACAGCTGGGACGAAATGCGGTGCAGAACGAATTAGGAACTGGCGGAGGTCATATCGAGAAACAACATCGCTCTCAACATTCTATTAAAGCGTCGAATATGCCGGCCATGCGGACTTTGAATACAGGCA CCGCGAAAATTCCACCAAAAACCATGACCGCTCCAACACATACAGCAAAAACTACTACGAATGCTACGAAGAAATCAGCGGGAGATAGTAATGCGACGAATAATTCTGCAACATCTCAACAAATTGAAGAGCTTTCCAATCAG ATTATGGATATGCGTTTGAATTTGGAAGGATTAGAAAAGGAACGTGATTTCTACTTTAGCAAACTGAGGGATATTGAGATTTT ATGTCAAGATGTTGACGATGCGGAACCTAATCCCCTGGTACaaaaaattctggacattttgTATGCAACAGAG
- the LOC119652833 gene encoding microtubule-associated protein RP/EB family member 1 isoform X3 has translation MAVNVYSTNVTSDNLSRHDMLSWVNDCLQAQFGKIEELCTGAAYCQFMDMLFPGSVQMKRVKFRTNLEHEYIQNFKVLQASFKKMSVDKIIPVDKLIKGRFQDNFEFLQWFKKFFDANYDGREYDPLAARGGIQLGRNAVQNELGTGGGHIEKQHRSQHSIKASNMPAMRTLNTGTAKIPPKTMTAPTHTAKTTTNATKKSAGDSNATNNSATSQQIEELSNQIMDMRLNLEGLEKERDFYFSKLRDIEILCQDVDDAEPNPLVQKILDILYATEDGFAPPDELPAEDEEY, from the exons ATGGCAGTAAATGTTTATTCAACAAATGTGACAAGTGATAACCTCTCTAGACATGACATGCTATCATGGGTGAATGACTGTTTACAGgctcaatttggcaaaattgagGAATTATGTACAG GGGCAGCATATTGTCAATTCATGGACATGTTATTCCCTGGCAGTGTGCAGATGAAGCGCGTAAAGTTCCGTACGAATCTCGAACATGAAtacattcaaaatttcaaagtcTTACAAGCTTCCTTCAAGAAAATGAGTGTGGATAAA ATTATTCCGGTGGATAAATTAATCAAAGGACGATTTCAAGATAATTTCGAATTTCTGCAATGGTTCAAGAAATTCTTTGATGCAAACTATGACGGGCGTGAGTATGATCCTTTAGCAGCCCGTGGTGGGATACAGCTGGGACGAAATGCGGTGCAGAACGAATTAGGAACTGGCGGAGGTCATATCGAGAAACAACATCGCTCTCAACATTCTATTAAAGCGTCGAATATGCCGGCCATGCGGACTTTGAATACAGGCA CCGCGAAAATTCCACCAAAAACCATGACCGCTCCAACACATACAGCAAAAACTACTACGAATGCTACGAAGAAATCAGCGGGAGATAGTAATGCGACGAATAATTCTGCAACATCTCAACAAATTGAAGAGCTTTCCAATCAG ATTATGGATATGCGTTTGAATTTGGAAGGATTAGAAAAGGAACGTGATTTCTACTTTAGCAAACTGAGGGATATTGAGATTTT ATGTCAAGATGTTGACGATGCGGAACCTAATCCCCTGGTACaaaaaattctggacattttgTATGCAACAGAG
- the LOC119652833 gene encoding microtubule-associated protein RP/EB family member 1 isoform X2, with translation MAVNVYSTNVTSDNLSRHDMLSWVNDCLQAQFGKIEELCTGAAYCQFMDMLFPGSVQMKRVKFRTNLEHEYIQNFKVLQASFKKMSVDKIIPIDRLIKGRFQDNFEFLQWFKKFFDANYDGRDYDALAARDNVPMGFGSSAGGKSIASSIRKPTVPTTTSAPRSVAKPTAKIPPKTMTAPTHTAKTTTNATKKSAGDSNATNNSATSQQIEELSNQIMDMRLNLEGLEKERDFYFSKLRDIEILCQDVDDAEPNPLVQKILDILYATEVDKTIRNQDGFAPPDELPAEDEEY, from the exons ATGGCAGTAAATGTTTATTCAACAAATGTGACAAGTGATAACCTCTCTAGACATGACATGCTATCATGGGTGAATGACTGTTTACAGgctcaatttggcaaaattgagGAATTATGTACAG GGGCAGCATATTGTCAATTCATGGACATGTTATTCCCTGGCAGTGTGCAGATGAAGCGCGTAAAGTTCCGTACGAATCTCGAACATGAAtacattcaaaatttcaaagtcTTACAAGCTTCCTTCAAGAAAATGAGTGTGGATAAA ATTATACCTATTGATAGACTAATTAAAGGTcggtttcaagataactttgaATTTTTACAATGGTTTAAGAAATTCTTTGATGCTAATTACGATGGTAGAGATTATGATGCTCTAGCCGCAAGAGATAATGTACCTATGGGTTTCGGTTCGTCGGCTGGTGGAAAATCAATAGCAAGTTCGATCAGAAAACCAACGGTTCCGACAACTACGAGTGCACCGCGTAGTGTCGCTAAGCCGA CCGCGAAAATTCCACCAAAAACCATGACCGCTCCAACACATACAGCAAAAACTACTACGAATGCTACGAAGAAATCAGCGGGAGATAGTAATGCGACGAATAATTCTGCAACATCTCAACAAATTGAAGAGCTTTCCAATCAG ATTATGGATATGCGTTTGAATTTGGAAGGATTAGAAAAGGAACGTGATTTCTACTTTAGCAAACTGAGGGATATTGAGATTTT ATGTCAAGATGTTGACGATGCGGAACCTAATCCCCTGGTACaaaaaattctggacattttgTATGCAACAGAG